The Syntrophorhabdus sp. genome segment CAGGAGAAACAGACGACGACGTCGCAGGAGTCATCGGCGAGCGGTGCGCTCTCCGCATCGGCCAGGATGAACCTGATGTTTGCCTCCCCGTGGAGGCCGCGGTCAACCTCGAGCATCTTCTCCGCGAAGTCGAGTTCGTAAAGAAGTCCTGTCGATGTGATGTCTTTGAGGATGAAAGGGACGAGGACACCGCTCCCGCATCCCACGTCCAGCACGTGGTCCCCGGTTTTGAGCGGCATGAGCGAGAAGAGGCGCTCAAAGTCCCGGGCGTGCTTGT includes the following:
- a CDS encoding methyltransferase domain-containing protein, with the protein product MKMTDDERYRRRREFFNEHAEKWLDMWYKDHVTGIYDKHARDFERLFSLMPLKTGDHVLDVGCGSGVLVPFILKDITSTGLLYELDFAEKMLEVDRGLHGEANIRFILADAESAPLADDSCDVVVCFS